In Populus nigra chromosome 1, ddPopNigr1.1, whole genome shotgun sequence, one genomic interval encodes:
- the LOC133672276 gene encoding uncharacterized protein LOC133672276 — protein sequence MKNTAYVVVLVWSFCWLPLIFGFTNSYTTASTVVFESAISESTVNYNYDRIDEVKKHCAPFLASASDLKHEVNRVYNIEDLYFVNGDWRQEVGQSPLLPYIDPGIQKSNFSDFKTPLNLASFWIMDVDRSHRSKKSVSVNGFLVMGTTLDSFRDKPYDGSPHFQIWSGHTQLSISFQGIYTESKNNGGERVMCLLGSTMLPSRESDSSNPWEWAKANFNQPPLLQDDQILLVLRYPMSFTLTSRVIQGEMKSLNSKSNLKYFDEVRILSQLGQSVKYEFGSESLFSKSCAPYPYNDSFVNGGIDIYKGTGFCEILGMITGEGAGPFTIVPNWRCSGTDAYCSKLGPFVSDKEIKATDGSFKGVKLAMQNVICEQKAAPGNASSARVAAVFQAIPPLENQYAVAMRSGLSNMTVVAEGIWKSSTGQLCMVGCLGLVDSDGSTCDSRICLYIPLSFSIKQRSIIFGSFSSTSRINDSYFPLSFEKLVQPTELWNYFRNSHPYYSYSKIEQAGVILEKNEPFSFQTVVKKSLLHFPKVEDTETLRTGLSLLAEDLTLHRSAFPDPLPRSQPKIPTHFQIEILSLGPMFGRFWNVSFGDEETLFDSESQYTQKQLLMNVSAQITLDGEAYSNFSVLFLEGLYDPLVGKMYLAGCRDVRASWNILFDSNDLEAGLDCLIEAMVSYPPTTARWLVNPTARISISSQRGEDDPLYFSTVKLQTRPIMYRRQREDILSRGGVEGILRILTLSFAIACISSQLFYINHEVDFVPFMSLVMLGVQALGYSLPLITGAEALFKRKSSESYESSSYYLEKNQWLNVIDYVVKLLVMVAFLVTLRLCQKVWKSRIRLLSRSPREPHRVPSEKWVFLTTSTIHVIGYVIVLIIHSAKNSQIPVQMVEYLDSSGRSHTIREWETKLEEYVGLAQDFFLLPQVIGNIIWQINSKPLRKLYFIGITVVRLLPHFYDYIESPVRNPYFAEEYEFVNPNMDFYSKFGDVAIPATAIFLAVAVYIQQKWNYEKLSQTLTIGRRRLLPLGSRAYERLPSKSIEAELASGVNGNTKLETEHEDEE from the coding sequence ATGAAGAATACTGCATATGTTGTTGTTCTTGTTTGGAGTTTCTGTTGGTTGCCGCTGATATTTGGTTTCACAAATTCATACACCACAGCTTCAACTGTTGTGTTTGAGTCTGCAATTAGTGAATCTACTGTGAACTATAATTATGATAGAATTGATGAAGTGAAGAAACATTGTGCTCCTTTTCTAGCTTCTGCTTCTGATTTGAAACATGAAGTTAATAGAGTGTATAATATTGAAGATCTTTATTTCGTTAACGGGGATTGGAGGCAGGAGGTGGGTCAATCCCCACTACTGCCATATATTGATCCAGGcattcaaaaaagtaatttttctgATTTCAAGACCCCACTGAACTTAGCTTCTTTCTGGATCATGGATGTTGATCGTTCCCATCGATCGAAAAAATCAGTTAGTGTGAATGGGTTCTTGGTTATGGGCACTACCCTAGATTCATTCAGGGACAAACCATATGATGGTAGCCCTCACTTTCAGATATGGTCTGGTCACACACAGCTTTCCATTTCATTTCAAGGGATATATACAGAGTCTAAGAACAATGGGGGTGAAAGAGTGATGTGTTTGTTGGGGAGCACCATGTTGCCTTCCAGAGAGTCCGACTCGAGCAATCCATGGGAATGGGCAAAAGCTAATTTTAACCAGCCACCTCTTCTGCAAGATGATCAGATTCTGCTTGTTCTTCGTTATCCAATGAGTTTTACATTGACAAGTAGAGTGATCCAGGGGGAGATGAAGAGTTTAAACTCCAAGTCAAATCTTAAGTACTTTGATGAAGTTCGCATTTTGTCTCAACTGGGGCAGTCAGTGAAATACGAGTTTGGCTCTGAAAGCTTGTTTTCCAAATCGTGTGCTCCATACCCATATAATGATAGCTTTGTGAATGGTGGCATTGATATCTATAAAGGAACTGGATTTTGTGAAATTCTGGGTATGATTACTGGAGAAGGAGCTGGGCCTTTCACCATTGTGCCAAATTGGAGATGCAGTGGTACAGATGCTTATTGCAGTAAATTGGGTCCATTTGTTTCAGACAAGGAGATCAAGGCCACAGATGGGAGCTTTAAAGGCGTCAAGCTTGCTATGCAGAATGTTATATGTGAGCAAAAAGCTGCTCCAGGAAATGCAAGTTCTGCAAGAGTTGCTGCTGTCTTTCAAGCCATTCCTCCACTAGAGAATCAGTATGCTGTGGCAATGAGATCCGGGCTGAGCAACATGACTGTTGTGGCCGAGGGAATCTGGAAATCTTCGACCGGGCAGCTTTGCATGGTCGGTTGCCTTGGATTAGTTGACTCAGATGGAAGTACCTGTGATTCACGAATCTGTTTGTACATTCCTTTGTCATTTTCCATAAAGCAACGGAGCATAATTTTTGGGAGTTTCTCCAGCACCAGTAGAATTAATGACTCATACTTCCCTTTATCATTCGAAAAACTAGTGCAGCCGACAGAGTTGTGGAATTATTTTAGGAATTCCCATCCATATTACAGTTACTCAAAAATAGAACAAGCTGGTGTTATCCTGGAAAAAAATGAGCCCTTCAGTTTTCAGACTgttgtaaaaaaatcattgctgCATTTCCCGAAAGTAGAGGACACAGAGACATTAAGAACTGGTCTTTCTCTTCTTGCAGAGGATCTTACCCTCCATAGGTCTGCCTTTCCTGATCCACTCCCTCGTTCACAGCCAAAAATACCAACTCATTTTCAGATTGAAATTCTCTCTCTTGGCCCCATGTTTGGGCGATTCTGGAATGTTTCGTTTGGAGATGAGGAAACTCTTTTCGATAGTGAATCTCAGTATACCCAAAAACAACTTCTTATGAATGTATCAGCTCAGATTACACTTGATGGAGAAGCTTATAGCAATTTTTCTGTGCTTTTTCTGGAAGGCCTGTATGATCCTCTTGTTGGGAAGATGTATCTAGCTGGTTGCAGGGATGTCCGGGCCTCATGGAATATCTTATTTGATAGCAATGATCTTGAGGCGGGTTTGGATTGTTTAATTGAAGCAATGGTGTCTTATCCACCTACTACAGCTCGGTGGCTGGTCAACCCAACAGCTAGGATTTCCATTTCAAGCCAACGGGGTGAAGATGATCCCCTCTATTTTAGCACGGTTAAGCTCCAAACTCGTCCTATTATGTATAGGAGGCAGAGGGAAGACATTCTATCTCGCGGGGGGGTTGAGGGGATCCTCCGGATTTTGACTCTTTCATTTGCAATTGCTTGTATTTCAAGCCAACTATTCTACATCAATCATGAAGTGGATTTTGTTCCGTTCATGTCTCTGGTTATGCTTGGTGTCCAAGCTCTTGGATATAGCCTTCCGCTAATCACTGGTGCAGAAGCTCTCTTTAAGAGGAAGTCATCGGAATCTTATGAAAGTTCATCTTATTATCTTGAGAAGAATCAGTGGCTCAATGTGATTGATTACGTGGTGAAACTTCTTGTTATGGTTGCATTTCTTGTAACTCTAAGGCTTTGTCAGAAGGTGTGGAAATCTCGTATCAGATTACTTTCAAGAAGCCCCCGTGAACCACATCGCGTCCCAAGTGAGAAATGGGTATTTCTTACTACCTCGACCATACATGTGATTGGGTATGTAATTGTGCTCATCATTCATTCTGCAAAAAACAGCCAGATACCTGTTCAAATGGTGGAATACCTTGATTCATCAGGCCGTTCCCACACGATCCGGGAATGGGAAACCAAACTAGAGGAGTATGTGGGTCTTGCTCAGGATTTCTTCTTGCTTCCACAAGTAATAGGTAATATTATTTGGCAAATCAATAGCAAGCCACTGAGGAAACTTTACTTTATTGGGATCACAGTTGTCAGACTTCTCCCTCATTTCTATGATTACATAGAGTCGCCTGTTCGCAATCCTTACTTTGCTGAGGAATACGAGTTTGTGAACCCGAATATGGATTTCTACTCCAAGTTTGGGGATGTTGCCATACCTGCCACTGCGATTTTTCTTGCAGTTGCAGTCTATATTCAGCAGAAGTGGAATTATGAGAAGCTAAGCCAAACTCTCACTATTGGGCGGCGAAGGCTACTTCCTTTGGGGTCCAGAGCCTATGAGAGGTTGCCTTCAAAGTCAATTGAGGCTGAACTTGCTTCTGGTGTCAATGGAAATACCAAATTGGAGACAGAACATGAAGATGAAGAATAA